CGGGCTCGAGATCGCAGCCTCGGCAGCTTCGCGGGCGCGATCCTCGCCGCTCGCGGTGCCCGAGCCCATCATCGCCATGCCCATCTCCGACATGACCGTGCGCACGTCGGCGAAGTCCACGTTGATGAGTCCCGGCCGGGTGATCAGCTCGGCGATGCCCTGGACTGCGCCCTGCAGCACCTCGTTGGCCGCCCGGAACGCGTCGAGGAGCGTCGTCTGCGAACCGAGCACGCTCAGCAGCTTCTCGTTCGGAATGGTAATGAGCGAATCGACATACTTCGCGAGATCGTGAATGCCCTGGTCGGCGATCTGCATGCGCTTGCGGCCTTCCATCTTGAAGGGC
This region of Candidatus Binatia bacterium genomic DNA includes:
- a CDS encoding cell division protein FtsZ (GTPase; similar structure to tubulin; forms ring-shaped polymers at the site of cell division; other proteins such as FtsA, ZipA, and ZapA, interact with and regulate FtsZ function), whose product is TTADARPATPRTGTEEVRRGSETILVVEDEQLVRALTRRTLERTGYRVYEAGNGAEALQVARELGILTVAVVTRPFKMEGRKRMQIADQGIHDLAKYVDSLITIPNEKLLSVLGSQTTLLDAFRAANEVLQGAVQGIAELITRPGLINVDFADVRTVMSEMGMAMMGSGTASGEDRAREAAEAAISSP